A genomic stretch from Candidatus Thiothrix anitrata includes:
- a CDS encoding PilT/PilU family type 4a pilus ATPase, protein MVLKDYLRILAARDGSDLYLTVDAPPAGKFQGSLKALDKIKMTPELLHDMAYALMDKEQQQQFAHKPEMNLAISEEGIGRFRVNIFKQRHHIAMVIRNIKTEIPNADQLGLPDILKNVIMEKRGLILFVGGTGSGKSTSLAALIDHRNRNADGHIITIEDPIEYIHPHKRSIVNQREVGVDTDSYEDALKNTLRQAPDVILIGEIRSRETMEHALAFAETGHLCLSTLHANSANQALDRIINFFPEERRHQLLMDLSLNLKAFVSQRLIPTIDGKRVAAIEILLGTPMIRDLIMKGDIHAIKEIMEKSAEQGMQTFDGHLYKLYSGGRISLEEALRNADSASNLKLKINLTAGLQPKRNDANDSAPHDFMASLSLEPKKTEEEDAPFI, encoded by the coding sequence ATGGTACTGAAAGATTACCTGCGCATCCTCGCTGCACGCGATGGTTCTGACCTGTATTTGACCGTGGACGCGCCGCCTGCCGGAAAGTTTCAAGGCAGTTTGAAAGCTCTCGACAAAATCAAAATGACCCCCGAATTGCTGCATGACATGGCTTACGCGCTCATGGATAAAGAGCAACAGCAACAATTTGCGCACAAACCCGAAATGAATCTGGCGATCAGTGAAGAAGGCATTGGTCGGTTTCGCGTCAATATTTTCAAGCAACGCCACCACATTGCGATGGTGATCCGTAATATTAAAACCGAGATTCCGAATGCCGATCAACTGGGTTTACCCGACATTCTGAAAAACGTCATTATGGAAAAGCGTGGGCTGATTTTGTTCGTGGGCGGCACGGGTTCGGGCAAATCCACCTCACTCGCTGCGTTAATTGACCACCGCAATCGCAATGCCGATGGGCATATCATCACCATCGAAGACCCGATTGAATACATTCACCCGCATAAACGCTCCATTGTTAATCAGCGCGAAGTCGGCGTAGACACCGACAGCTACGAAGACGCGCTCAAAAACACCCTACGTCAAGCTCCCGATGTGATCCTGATTGGCGAAATCCGCAGCCGCGAGACTATGGAACACGCCCTCGCTTTCGCCGAAACCGGGCATTTGTGCCTTTCCACCCTACACGCCAACAGCGCGAATCAAGCACTTGACCGCATTATCAACTTCTTCCCGGAAGAACGTCGCCACCAACTACTGATGGATTTATCCCTTAATCTTAAAGCCTTTGTGTCGCAACGCCTGATTCCAACCATCGACGGCAAGCGCGTGGCGGCGATTGAAATTCTGCTCGGCACACCGATGATCCGCGACTTGATTATGAAAGGCGACATTCACGCCATTAAAGAAATCATGGAAAAGTCCGCCGAACAGGGGATGCAAACCTTTGACGGCCACCTTTACAAACTCTACAGCGGCGGGCGCATCAGTCTCGAAGAAGCCTTACGCAATGCCGATTCCGCCAGCAACCTCAAACTCAAGATCAACCTTACCGCGGGGTTACAACCCAAACGCAATGATGCTAATGATTCCGCACCGCACGATTTCATGGCAAGCCTGAGCTTAGAGCCGAAAAAGACCGAAGAGGAAGATGCGCCGTTCATCTAA
- a CDS encoding XAC2610-related protein, giving the protein MKKTMLAASLCLASGLVWAEGELQEQAAFPFTTVVAPSTKVTLELDKNTVKATLPGWDEQVLFDIEPLEGEEAGRYPVAQVGDFNFDEMQDIAIQDGIGYGGVNVFYRVFLWDDKANKLKEFATPISNPVLDGEKQTLVSAQRSGPLWYSTEFRAEKGKLYAAMDTEMIPFGDAVLDYVVFKNAAGKVTGTKIVGESSDDQSVDYAKAASATATIQVDKAPLYDKPDSAAKTKMYVIKGDKVTLLDWKAKEGGFGEGWFLIRYQGKKVIEKWLESSSLSQG; this is encoded by the coding sequence ATGAAAAAGACAATGTTAGCAGCCAGCTTGTGTTTGGCGAGTGGTTTGGTGTGGGCGGAAGGCGAATTGCAGGAGCAAGCCGCGTTTCCTTTCACGACTGTGGTTGCACCGTCCACCAAAGTGACGCTTGAGCTGGACAAAAACACCGTAAAAGCGACCTTGCCCGGTTGGGACGAGCAGGTGTTATTTGACATTGAGCCGTTGGAAGGCGAAGAGGCAGGGCGTTACCCTGTCGCACAAGTCGGCGATTTTAACTTCGACGAAATGCAGGATATAGCGATTCAGGACGGCATCGGTTACGGCGGGGTCAATGTGTTTTACCGCGTATTCTTGTGGGATGACAAGGCTAACAAGCTCAAAGAATTTGCAACACCCATCAGTAATCCGGTGTTGGATGGCGAAAAACAAACGCTAGTTTCCGCACAGCGCAGCGGCCCGTTGTGGTACAGCACCGAATTCCGCGCTGAAAAGGGTAAATTATACGCGGCGATGGATACCGAAATGATCCCCTTCGGTGACGCGGTATTGGATTACGTCGTCTTTAAAAATGCAGCGGGTAAGGTCACTGGCACGAAAATCGTCGGTGAATCTAGCGACGATCAATCGGTTGATTACGCCAAAGCAGCTTCCGCCACTGCCACGATTCAAGTGGATAAAGCACCGTTGTACGACAAACCCGATAGCGCGGCAAAAACCAAAATGTACGTGATTAAGGGCGACAAAGTGACCTTGTTGGACTGGAAAGCCAAAGAGGGTGGTTTTGGTGAAGGTTGGTTTTTAATCCGTTATCAAGGCAAAAAAGTCATTGAAAAGTGGCTTGAAAGCAGCAGTCTGAGTCAAGGTTAA
- the rsuA gene encoding 16S rRNA pseudouridine(516) synthase RsuA, protein MRLDQFVSQASGIPRSETPKLIRAGRVSVNGVAVRKASTHIDPTAQVLFDAEPLSLPGAIYLMLHKPAGVISATEDPSHRTVLDLIDHPHRHTLHVVGRLDKDTTGLLLITNDGEWSHRLMSPKHHVPKTYLASLAEPLTQSAAQQLRDGVQLHGEKHLTQPATVEVLPEQQVRITIHEGKYHQVKRMFAAVGNRVVALHRESIGGLQLDPQLAEGEWRVLDFEERTRLSD, encoded by the coding sequence ATGCGTTTAGATCAATTTGTCAGTCAAGCCAGCGGTATTCCCCGTTCCGAAACCCCTAAACTGATTCGGGCGGGGCGCGTAAGTGTTAATGGTGTGGCGGTGCGTAAAGCCTCCACCCACATCGACCCGACGGCGCAAGTGTTGTTCGACGCTGAGCCGTTAAGTTTACCAGGTGCGATTTACCTGATGTTGCACAAGCCCGCAGGGGTGATTAGTGCCACCGAAGACCCGTCACACCGCACCGTGCTGGATTTGATTGACCACCCGCACCGCCACACTTTGCATGTGGTGGGGCGGCTCGACAAAGACACCACGGGCTTGTTGCTGATTACCAACGACGGCGAGTGGTCACATCGGTTGATGTCGCCCAAACACCACGTTCCCAAAACTTATTTGGCAAGCTTGGCAGAGCCGTTGACGCAATCCGCCGCCCAACAATTACGCGATGGGGTGCAACTGCACGGCGAAAAACATCTGACACAGCCCGCTACTGTTGAGGTTTTACCTGAGCAACAAGTACGGATTACGATCCACGAGGGTAAATACCATCAGGTGAAACGGATGTTCGCAGCGGTGGGTAATCGTGTGGTGGCATTGCATCGCGAAAGCATCGGCGGGTTGCAGCTTGATCCGCAGCTTGCGGAAGGGGAGTGGCGGGTGTTGGATTTTGAAGAAAGGACTAGGCTAAGCGATTAG
- a CDS encoding AbrB/MazE/SpoVT family DNA-binding domain-containing protein: MTTATLRAVGGSVVMAIPKRVLELLGLHAGSQVNVNVQNGQLVIVPRVKPRYALGELMAQCDFSQPISQEEREWLDVTPVGLEDI, encoded by the coding sequence ATGACTACAGCAACATTGCGAGCCGTTGGCGGCTCAGTTGTGATGGCGATACCCAAGCGGGTGTTGGAGTTGCTGGGACTTCACGCGGGTTCACAGGTTAATGTCAATGTTCAGAATGGGCAGTTGGTGATAGTGCCGAGGGTCAAGCCACGCTACGCTTTGGGTGAACTGATGGCGCAATGCGACTTCTCGCAACCGATAAGCCAAGAGGAACGTGAGTGGCTGGATGTTACTCCTGTTGGCTTGGAGGACATCTGA
- a CDS encoding type II toxin-antitoxin system ChpB family toxin, giving the protein MRIPERGEIWFTDLNPTLGKEQQGGRPVLVISTKTFNQSGLVLICPVTQGGNQSRFAGFAVSLMNTGTDTQGVIMCNQLRTIDYAVRKARFVETVPDYIVDEVLARVQAIVE; this is encoded by the coding sequence ATGCGAATACCTGAACGCGGTGAAATCTGGTTCACTGATCTGAATCCCACGCTTGGCAAGGAACAACAAGGCGGCAGACCTGTTCTGGTCATATCCACCAAAACCTTTAACCAATCCGGTTTGGTGCTGATATGCCCTGTTACCCAAGGTGGCAATCAGTCACGTTTTGCCGGTTTTGCCGTATCATTGATGAATACCGGCACGGATACCCAAGGTGTCATTATGTGCAACCAACTCCGTACCATTGATTATGCAGTGCGTAAGGCGCGGTTTGTGGAAACTGTACCCGATTATATTGTGGATGAGGTGCTGGCAAGGGTGCAGGCGATTGTGGAGTGA
- a CDS encoding porin encodes MKKLLAIAVAAALVAPAAAMADTTLYGKLHVSAGSVKDGDGANVKKRGAVESHSSRIGVKGATALDNGMEATYGVELGVQLDGDAENVSNGTANGLTTRNTFVGLKGNFGEVRVGKHDTPAKLATAGMDVFADTYGDMNRIIEADAIRAENVVAYINKFGPVGFAYAHSTDVGGQDRNYNMDYTTDRRFNTPLLTTTDDGTVKADSIMVNYSNGPFVAALGHTAAKATHPTIVGSEKAKMTNIGLGYKAEAGHKVNFIHETDKVTDAGGSEKAKSNLINGVYKIGNVDLKAQYGKTKVSGTDYSETLTSVGVDYNLGKKTAIYGLVSDNKEKSGGVKTNINKAAVVGLVTEF; translated from the coding sequence ATGAAAAAATTACTCGCAATCGCAGTTGCTGCTGCACTCGTAGCCCCTGCTGCTGCTATGGCCGATACTACACTGTACGGCAAACTGCACGTATCCGCTGGTTCTGTTAAAGATGGTGATGGTGCTAACGTAAAAAAACGTGGTGCTGTTGAAAGCCACAGCTCACGTATCGGCGTTAAAGGTGCAACTGCATTAGATAACGGTATGGAAGCAACTTACGGTGTTGAACTCGGCGTACAGTTAGATGGTGACGCGGAAAATGTTTCTAATGGAACAGCTAATGGTTTGACTACTCGTAACACCTTCGTTGGTTTGAAAGGTAACTTCGGTGAAGTTCGGGTTGGTAAACATGACACTCCAGCTAAATTAGCTACTGCTGGTATGGATGTGTTTGCTGATACTTATGGTGATATGAACCGTATTATCGAAGCAGATGCAATCCGTGCTGAAAACGTAGTTGCTTACATCAACAAGTTTGGTCCTGTTGGTTTTGCTTACGCACACTCAACCGATGTTGGTGGTCAAGATCGTAACTATAATATGGATTATACAACAGATCGTCGTTTTAATACTCCGTTATTAACCACGACTGATGATGGTACAGTCAAAGCTGACAGCATTATGGTCAACTATTCAAATGGTCCATTTGTAGCAGCATTAGGTCATACAGCGGCTAAAGCTACTCACCCTACTATTGTTGGTTCTGAAAAAGCTAAAATGACCAACATTGGCTTGGGTTACAAAGCTGAAGCAGGTCACAAAGTTAACTTTATTCACGAAACGGATAAAGTTACTGACGCAGGTGGTAGTGAGAAAGCTAAATCTAACCTGATTAACGGTGTTTATAAAATCGGTAACGTTGATCTGAAAGCACAGTACGGCAAAACAAAGGTTAGTGGTACTGACTACAGCGAAACTTTGACAAGCGTTGGTGTTGATTACAACTTGGGTAAAAAGACTGCCATTTACGGTTTGGTTTCTGACAACAAAGAAAAATCTGGTGGTGTTAAAACTAACATCAACAAAGCTGCTGTTGTTGGTTTAGTTACTGAATTCTAA
- a CDS encoding type II toxin-antitoxin system Phd/YefM family antitoxin has product MLYLNIYEAKTHLSRYLERLSLGERVILCKRNLPIAEIRPLSKPITQKRPIGLAKGEFKVSGAFFEPLPSDLLSAFEG; this is encoded by the coding sequence ATGTTGTATCTGAATATCTATGAAGCAAAAACACATTTGTCACGTTATTTGGAACGGTTATCCTTAGGTGAGCGCGTGATTTTGTGTAAGCGTAATCTACCCATTGCTGAAATTCGTCCACTTAGCAAGCCTATTACGCAAAAACGCCCTATTGGTCTGGCGAAAGGTGAGTTCAAGGTGTCTGGAGCTTTTTTTGAGCCATTACCTAGCGATCTATTGAGTGCGTTTGAAGGCTGA
- a CDS encoding type II toxin-antitoxin system VapC family toxin produces MRLLLDTCTFLWLITDDNSLSQQARDVFQDPHNEVFLSAVSLWEITVKYQLGKLPLPEHPRHYIPRKRQQHQIESLSLHEDAIQHLANLPDIHRDPFDRMLICQAIQEGMAVLTPDPLILQYPVNTIW; encoded by the coding sequence ATGCGTTTATTGTTAGATACCTGTACATTTTTGTGGCTAATTACAGACGATAATAGCTTAAGTCAACAGGCGCGAGATGTTTTCCAAGATCCCCATAATGAGGTGTTCTTGAGTGCAGTATCGTTATGGGAAATAACGGTAAAGTATCAACTGGGTAAGTTGCCTTTACCGGAGCATCCGCGCCATTATATCCCGCGCAAGCGGCAGCAGCATCAGATTGAGTCACTGAGCTTACATGAAGATGCTATTCAGCATTTAGCGAATTTGCCAGATATTCACCGTGATCCCTTCGACCGTATGCTGATTTGTCAGGCTATTCAAGAGGGTATGGCTGTGTTGACTCCTGATCCTCTCATTCTGCAATACCCTGTTAATACAATATGGTGA
- a CDS encoding Rpn family recombination-promoting nuclease/putative transposase gives MRFLDVKTDFAFKKVFGSERSKPLLISFLNALLEYEGEHTIADLTIIDPYQAPAIKGMKDTYVDVKAILANGKTVIIEMQVLNVEGFEKRILYNATKAYAAQLDKGEQYTLLNPVIALTFTDFIMFREQADVVSRYKLLETQTLAQYSDDVELIFIELPKFKTALDALEGIHDKWIYFVKHAGRLDYVPDTLMMEPCINEAFGIANKAGLTEAELEAQEKRHDFIRLQRGSIEKALRDGLAKGREEGMKQGIEQGIEQGIEQGRETERNALILQAYKNGMPTHLIGSFVSMEEEDVIALLRLLLPI, from the coding sequence ATGCGCTTTTTGGATGTCAAAACCGACTTTGCTTTCAAGAAAGTATTCGGCAGCGAACGTAGTAAGCCGTTGCTTATTAGTTTCCTGAATGCGTTGCTGGAGTACGAGGGTGAACACACCATAGCCGACCTGACGATTATCGACCCCTACCAAGCTCCCGCCATCAAAGGCATGAAGGACACCTATGTTGATGTGAAAGCAATCCTTGCCAACGGTAAGACGGTCATCATTGAGATGCAGGTGCTGAATGTGGAAGGTTTTGAGAAACGCATCCTCTACAACGCAACCAAAGCCTACGCCGCACAGTTGGACAAGGGTGAGCAATACACTCTGCTTAATCCGGTGATCGCACTGACTTTTACCGATTTCATCATGTTCCGCGAACAGGCTGATGTGGTGAGTCGTTACAAGCTGCTAGAAACCCAGACGCTTGCGCAGTACAGTGACGATGTGGAACTGATTTTTATCGAACTACCGAAATTCAAGACTGCGTTGGACGCACTGGAAGGTATCCATGATAAGTGGATTTACTTTGTTAAACACGCGGGTAGACTGGATTATGTTCCCGACACTCTGATGATGGAGCCTTGTATCAACGAGGCATTCGGTATCGCCAATAAGGCGGGATTGACGGAAGCGGAGTTGGAAGCACAAGAAAAACGCCATGATTTCATCCGCTTGCAACGCGGTTCAATTGAAAAGGCACTGCGTGATGGGTTGGCAAAGGGGCGTGAGGAAGGGATGAAGCAGGGCATTGAGCAGGGCATTGAGCAGGGTATTGAACAAGGTCGTGAAACTGAACGCAACGCACTGATTCTGCAAGCCTACAAAAACGGAATGCCTACTCACTTAATTGGCAGTTTCGTTAGCATGGAAGAAGAGGATGTTATTGCTTTGCTGCGTTTATTATTGCCAATATGA
- a CDS encoding C1 family peptidase, with protein sequence MKPRQPKIGGCRVGAVPPDAKHRRIGRSGEKPLPPKVDLRPHLTDVEEQVGFSCVANACAGAYEYLAKRHLGEAGDVSRLFIYFNARRECGDEDQDDGTTMQAAIDGLKKYGACHENLWPNDETYITEEPASEAYEHAANFKIAEAEYVETDLDLYRHTLAEGYPIAFCLNTFSSFDDATDNRGRVPVPKKTEQVREEHGWHAMLCVGYLDKDKMFIVRNSWGQEWGDNGYCYIPYNYVIHDELNGHDTWVVKAIEDLDFSAEIESEDDSSYFASEGSIQLFDFYVATESVEEFATALEALCEQHENEASFYFDYEESEEDGITYAIITNFDLSLDDPDTFLEELDTLCNEWADDENYDFSVEGYDDSEEEGEGEEESDEQEFTLTLTGFYIYTDDGEKVVAKIDKLCSKHTTDDDYSYEWEESEDENGTYIDFSSFEITPDDEEAFLEALEALCEKISNDNGYSWD encoded by the coding sequence ATGAAACCACGTCAACCCAAAATCGGCGGCTGCCGCGTTGGAGCAGTACCTCCCGATGCCAAACACCGCCGTATTGGGCGATCTGGTGAAAAACCGCTGCCGCCCAAAGTCGACTTGCGCCCTCACCTCACCGATGTTGAGGAGCAAGTCGGCTTTAGCTGCGTCGCCAATGCCTGCGCCGGAGCTTATGAATACCTCGCCAAACGCCACTTGGGAGAAGCCGGTGATGTCAGTCGCTTGTTCATTTACTTCAACGCCCGCCGGGAATGTGGCGATGAAGACCAAGACGATGGCACTACCATGCAAGCGGCGATTGACGGTCTGAAAAAATACGGTGCGTGCCACGAAAACTTGTGGCCTAACGACGAAACTTACATCACGGAAGAACCCGCCAGCGAAGCCTACGAACACGCCGCCAACTTCAAAATTGCCGAGGCGGAATACGTGGAAACCGATCTGGATTTGTACCGCCACACCCTCGCTGAAGGCTACCCGATTGCCTTTTGCCTGAACACCTTTTCCTCTTTCGACGATGCCACTGACAATCGTGGGCGCGTCCCCGTTCCGAAAAAAACCGAACAAGTGCGCGAAGAACACGGCTGGCACGCGATGTTATGCGTCGGTTATTTAGACAAAGACAAGATGTTCATTGTGCGTAACTCATGGGGGCAAGAATGGGGCGACAACGGCTATTGCTACATCCCCTACAACTACGTGATCCACGATGAATTAAACGGGCACGACACTTGGGTGGTCAAAGCCATTGAGGATTTGGATTTCAGCGCGGAAATCGAATCGGAAGATGACAGCTCGTATTTTGCCTCCGAAGGCTCGATCCAACTGTTTGATTTCTATGTCGCTACCGAATCCGTCGAAGAATTCGCAACCGCCCTAGAAGCACTGTGCGAACAACACGAAAACGAAGCTTCCTTCTACTTTGACTACGAAGAAAGCGAAGAAGACGGCATCACTTACGCGATTATTACCAACTTTGACCTCTCGCTCGACGACCCTGACACCTTCCTCGAAGAACTCGACACACTCTGCAATGAATGGGCTGATGACGAAAACTACGACTTCAGCGTTGAAGGCTACGACGATTCCGAAGAGGAAGGTGAGGGCGAAGAAGAAAGTGATGAACAGGAATTTACCTTAACACTCACAGGCTTCTACATTTACACTGATGATGGCGAGAAAGTCGTCGCAAAAATCGACAAGCTGTGTTCCAAACACACGACTGACGACGATTACAGCTACGAATGGGAAGAAAGCGAAGACGAAAACGGCACGTATATCGACTTTTCCAGCTTTGAAATCACCCCCGATGACGAAGAAGCGTTCCTAGAAGCATTGGAAGCTTTGTGCGAAAAAATCTCCAACGACAACGGCTACAGTTGGGATTAA
- the asd gene encoding aspartate-semialdehyde dehydrogenase: MLKVGFVGWRGMVGSVLMERMRAENDFQGFEPVFFTTSQSGKPGPDVGMGAKPLEDAMNIDKLAEMDIILSCQGGDYTNAVYAPLRARWNGYWIDAASTLRMADDAIIVLDPVNRNVIDAGLQSGIKNYIGGNCTVSLMLMALGGLFEKGLVEWITSMTYQAASGAGAKNMRELLTQMGELNGEVGDLLADPASAILDIDTKVTAKLNDGTLSTANFGAPLAGSLIPWIDKLWENGQTKEEWKGIAETNKILGKTAANLIPVDGQCVRIGAMRCHSQGFTIKLKQDLPLAEIESIIASHNEWVKVIPNDRESTLHGLTPVQASGTLTVPVGRIRKMNLGPEYITAFTVGDQLLWGAAEPVRRMLKITLAHLG, encoded by the coding sequence ATGTTAAAGGTAGGTTTTGTCGGTTGGCGCGGTATGGTCGGTTCGGTACTGATGGAACGGATGCGTGCGGAAAACGATTTTCAGGGCTTTGAGCCAGTATTTTTCACCACTTCACAGTCCGGCAAACCCGGCCCTGACGTAGGCATGGGCGCGAAACCGCTGGAAGATGCAATGAATATCGACAAGCTGGCGGAAATGGACATTATCCTCTCCTGCCAAGGCGGCGATTACACCAATGCGGTTTACGCCCCACTTCGCGCCCGCTGGAACGGCTATTGGATTGACGCGGCTTCCACCTTGCGCATGGCTGATGACGCAATCATCGTACTTGACCCGGTAAACCGCAATGTCATCGACGCGGGCTTGCAAAGCGGCATCAAGAATTACATCGGCGGCAACTGCACCGTTTCCCTGATGCTGATGGCCTTGGGCGGCTTGTTTGAAAAAGGTTTAGTCGAATGGATCACGTCCATGACTTACCAAGCCGCTTCCGGTGCGGGCGCGAAAAACATGCGCGAATTGCTCACCCAAATGGGCGAACTCAACGGCGAAGTCGGTGATTTGCTGGCAGACCCTGCTTCTGCGATTCTCGACATCGACACCAAAGTCACCGCGAAATTGAATGACGGCACGCTTTCCACCGCCAACTTCGGCGCACCCTTGGCAGGCAGCCTGATCCCGTGGATCGACAAGCTGTGGGAAAACGGTCAAACCAAGGAAGAGTGGAAAGGCATTGCCGAAACCAACAAAATCCTCGGCAAAACGGCGGCGAACCTCATCCCCGTCGACGGACAGTGCGTGCGGATTGGCGCAATGCGTTGCCATTCGCAAGGTTTCACCATCAAGCTCAAGCAAGATTTGCCACTGGCTGAAATCGAAAGCATTATCGCCAGCCACAACGAGTGGGTAAAAGTCATCCCGAATGATAGGGAATCGACATTACACGGTCTGACTCCAGTACAAGCTTCTGGCACGCTGACTGTTCCGGTTGGGCGTATCCGCAAAATGAACTTGGGGCCGGAATACATCACCGCGTTCACCGTAGGCGACCAATTACTGTGGGGTGCGGCTGAACCGGTACGCCGCATGTTAAAGATTACCTTGGCACATTTAGGCTAA
- the plsY gene encoding glycerol-3-phosphate 1-O-acyltransferase PlsY yields the protein MPYLLILFAYLLGSIATAIVTCKLMGLPDPRTQGSNNPGATNVLRFGGKKAAAITLLGDGLKGVIPVVLARFVFGIEDYTWLILIGIAAFLGHLYPVFYGFKGGKGVATAIGVFLGVNLWGGLAFVATWLIMAKGFKISSLAALIATALSPLYFWLITGHAQLTLGVGVIAVLIFWRHRSNIQKLLDGSEDKIKGD from the coding sequence ATGCCTTACTTGCTGATTCTTTTCGCTTACCTACTTGGCTCGATTGCCACCGCCATTGTCACCTGTAAGCTCATGGGTTTACCCGACCCGCGCACCCAAGGCTCGAATAACCCTGGTGCTACCAATGTGCTGCGTTTCGGCGGTAAAAAAGCCGCAGCGATTACCCTGCTCGGTGATGGCTTAAAAGGTGTCATTCCGGTAGTGCTGGCGCGTTTCGTATTCGGGATTGAGGATTATACATGGCTGATCCTGATTGGTATTGCTGCATTTTTAGGGCATTTATACCCGGTGTTTTACGGCTTTAAAGGCGGCAAAGGCGTTGCTACCGCAATCGGGGTATTCTTGGGCGTGAATCTGTGGGGCGGTTTGGCGTTTGTCGCCACTTGGTTAATCATGGCGAAGGGCTTTAAAATTTCCTCATTGGCGGCATTAATCGCCACTGCGCTATCACCGCTGTATTTTTGGCTGATTACCGGACACGCTCAACTTACCCTCGGTGTCGGCGTGATTGCTGTGCTGATTTTCTGGCGGCATCGCTCGAATATCCAAAAACTGCTGGATGGTTCGGAAGATAAAATTAAGGGGGATTAA
- the bioH gene encoding pimeloyl-ACP methyl ester esterase BioH, with protein MKALYTNIQGQGRPLVLLHGWGMNSRVWQPVIPALAQRAQVIAVDLPGHGLSRDVPLESLQQTLAQLIPHIPENAIIMGWSLGGLLAQALAHALPERVAGLILVASTPKFVADETWQPALAAPVLAAFAQQLQTDYQATVKRFFALQFLGIKTDTRSVNALRDSIMEHPATMQALAAGLALLRTLDFSQQPVTQPTQWVLGRLDKLIPASLADTLPALGYKHVALLPQAAHVPFVTHTELFMEQIGAFLDAH; from the coding sequence GTGAAGGCATTGTATACCAACATTCAAGGTCAAGGCAGACCCCTCGTTCTCCTCCACGGTTGGGGAATGAATAGCCGCGTCTGGCAACCCGTGATACCCGCGTTGGCGCAACGGGCGCAAGTGATTGCGGTCGATTTACCGGGGCATGGGCTTAGTCGTGATGTGCCGCTGGAATCGCTGCAACAAACGCTTGCACAACTGATTCCGCACATCCCTGAGAATGCGATTATCATGGGCTGGTCATTGGGCGGTTTGCTGGCGCAGGCTTTGGCTCATGCGTTGCCGGAGCGCGTCGCTGGTTTGATTTTGGTGGCAAGTACCCCGAAATTTGTGGCGGATGAAACTTGGCAACCCGCTTTAGCAGCCCCCGTATTAGCCGCTTTTGCCCAACAGTTGCAAACGGATTATCAGGCAACGGTAAAGCGTTTTTTCGCGCTGCAATTTCTGGGCATTAAAACCGATACCCGCAGCGTAAATGCGTTGCGCGATAGCATTATGGAACACCCCGCGACGATGCAGGCGTTAGCAGCAGGGTTGGCGTTATTACGCACCTTGGATTTTTCGCAGCAGCCAGTAACCCAGCCGACGCAATGGGTATTGGGGCGGCTGGATAAGTTGATTCCCGCGAGTTTGGCTGACACCCTGCCTGCATTGGGGTATAAGCACGTGGCGTTATTGCCGCAGGCGGCGCACGTACCTTTTGTGACCCACACGGAGCTTTTCATGGAACAGATCGGGGCATTTCTGGATGCACACTAA